In the Vitis vinifera cultivar Pinot Noir 40024 chromosome 2, ASM3070453v1 genome, one interval contains:
- the LOC100254004 gene encoding probable trehalose-phosphate phosphatase F, which yields MDLKSNHASPVLTDPAPVNKSRLGIPSGLLPYSQPGTGFSSGKYVIIPRKKPGKLDDVRSNGWLDAMKSSSPPRKKLIKDFNVEVATDDTDNVTSSWMLKYPSALNSFEKIISYAKSKKIAMFLDYDGTLSPIVDDPDRALMSDAMRSTVKNLAKYFPTAIISGRSRDKVYELVGLKELYYAGSHGMDIMGPARYTACNDHSNCIKSSDDQGKKVNLFQPASEFLPMIDEVFRALVETTRGIEGAKVENHKFCASVHYRNVDENSWSTIAQYVHDVLKDYPRLRLTHGRKVLEVRPVIDWNKGKAVEFLLESLGLTNSEDVLPIYIGDDRTDEDAFKVLREGNRGYGILVSPVPKETKAFYSLKDPAEVMEFLNSLVRWKELDAPINSEGRGA from the exons ATGGATTTGAAGTCGAACCATGCTTCTCCTGTTCTTACTGATCCTGCACCTGTGAACAAATCAAGACTAGGCATCCCTTCTGGTCTGTTGCCTTACTCGCAACCAGGAACAGGATTCTCCTCTGGAAAGTATGTAATAATTCCAAGAAAAAAGCCAGGAAAGCTTGATGACGTTCGGTCAAATGGTTGGCTGGATGCCATGAAATCGTCCTCTCCTCCTCGCAAGAAGTTAATTAAGGATTTCAATGTCGAGGTTGCTACAGATGACACTGATAATGTGACAAGCTCTTGGATG CTTAAGTATCCATCAGCGCTCAACTCTTTTGAGAAAATCATAAGTTATGCAAAAAGCAAGAAGATAGCAATGTTTCTGGATTATGATGGGACTCTTTCTCCAATTGTTGATGATCCTGACCGTGCCCTGATGTCTGATGCT ATGCGCTCAACTGTGAAAAATCTCGCAAAGTATTTCCCAACAGCAATCATTAGTGGAAGAAGCCGTGACAAG GTTTATGAGTTGGTAGGACTAAAGGAACTCTATTATGCGGGCAGTCATGGAATGGACATCATGGGCCCAGCCAGATACACAGCCTGCAATGACCATTCAAATTGTATTAAATCCTCGGATGACCAG GGTAAGAAGGTGAATCTGTTCCAGCCTGCCAGTGAATTTTTACCTATGATAGACGAG GTTTTTAGAGCCCTTGTTGAAACCACTAGAGGAATTGAAGGCGCAAAAGTTGAGAACCATAAGTTTTGCGCCTCTGTACATTACCGTAATGTAGATGAGAAT AGTTGGTCTACTATTGCACAATATGTTCATGATGTTCTCAAAGATTATCCTCGTTTACGACTAACCCATGGGCGGAAG GTTTTAGAGGTCCGTCCTGTGATTGACTGGAACAAGGGGAAAGCAGTTGAATTTCTTCTCGAATCACTTG GACTAACCAATAGTGAGGATGTGCTCCCAATTTATATTGGAGATGATAGAACTGATGAAGATGCATTCAAG GTGTTGCGAGAAGGAAATCGGGGTTATGGTATACTGGTGTCTCCAGTACCAAAAGAAACCAAGGCATTCTACTCCCTCAAGGACCCGGCAGAG GTCATGGAATTTCTCAATTCCCTAGTGAGATGGAAAGAGTTGGATGCACCTATTAATTCAGAAGGAAGAGGAGCATAG